In a single window of the Limnohabitans sp. 2KL-27 genome:
- a CDS encoding lytic transglycosylase domain-containing protein: MTPFIPQPSEGRSRREALGCLAKAAVIGSGFGALIVQPVHAGAQLEERLSHAVRTALSAAVANAAPPEPVLVTPAEQQAYANWQGDMGRLLGRFKRDPTERQEFLQTLWYEARRAGLSLSLVLGLIQVESAFRKHAVSTAGARGYMQVMPFWTRSIGDGDASRLFHMQTNMRFGCVILRHYLDREGGDLFMGLGRYNGSRGQAVYPDAVQLAQRRWLHAVD; this comes from the coding sequence ATGACGCCGTTCATTCCCCAGCCGTCTGAAGGGCGCTCACGCCGCGAGGCTTTAGGGTGCTTGGCAAAGGCTGCGGTCATCGGCAGCGGTTTCGGCGCTTTGATCGTCCAGCCAGTGCACGCGGGGGCACAGCTGGAGGAGCGCTTGTCGCATGCCGTGCGCACCGCCCTGAGCGCTGCAGTGGCCAATGCGGCACCGCCCGAGCCAGTGCTGGTGACTCCGGCCGAACAGCAAGCCTATGCCAACTGGCAGGGCGACATGGGCCGCCTTCTGGGGCGGTTCAAACGTGACCCCACGGAGCGGCAAGAGTTCCTGCAAACACTCTGGTACGAAGCCCGTCGAGCCGGATTGTCACTGTCGTTGGTGCTGGGTCTGATCCAAGTTGAAAGCGCTTTTCGCAAGCATGCGGTTTCCACAGCAGGTGCACGGGGCTACATGCAGGTGATGCCTTTTTGGACCCGTTCGATCGGGGATGGCGATGCAAGCCGTTTGTTTCACATGCAAACCAATATGAGATTTGGTTGCGTGATCTTGCGGCATTACCTTGACCGCGAGGGCGGTGATCTGTTCATGGGCCTAGGGCGTTACAACGGCTCCCGTGGGCAAGCCGTTTATCCGGACGCGGTGCAGCTGGCTCAGCGGCGCTGGTTGCACGCGGTGGACTGA
- a CDS encoding DUF1841 family protein, which yields MIQPSQADVRRFFCGVYAKAKTAAPLEPMEMLVSQWIEEHPEYHAELADVEAALANMHTADPNRENPFLHLSMHLSISEQCSIDQPRGIRQAVELLTHRLNSLHDAHHQGMDCLGRMVHESQRSGRMPDGEAYIACVQRHATQD from the coding sequence CTGATCCAACCATCACAAGCCGATGTCCGGCGCTTTTTTTGCGGCGTCTATGCCAAGGCCAAAACCGCAGCCCCTTTGGAGCCGATGGAAATGCTGGTGAGCCAATGGATTGAGGAACACCCGGAATACCACGCCGAACTGGCCGATGTGGAGGCGGCACTGGCCAACATGCACACAGCCGACCCCAACAGAGAGAACCCTTTTTTGCACCTGTCGATGCACCTGTCGATCAGCGAACAATGCAGCATCGACCAACCCCGTGGCATCCGCCAAGCGGTGGAATTGCTGACCCACAGGCTCAACTCCCTGCACGATGCCCACCACCAGGGCATGGACTGCTTGGGTCGCATGGTGCACGAGAGTCAGCGTTCGGGTCGCATGCCCGATGGCGAGGCTTACATCGCCTGCGTGCAACGTCACGCCACGCAAGACTGA
- the pcaF gene encoding 3-oxoadipyl-CoA thiolase, with amino-acid sequence MNQAYICDAIRTPFGRYGGALSSVRTDDLGAVPLRALMARNPKVDWAAVTDVLYGCANQAGEDNRNVAHMSSLLAGLPIDVPGATINRLCGSGLDAIGTAARAIKAGEAGLMIAGGVESMSRAPFVMPKAESAFSRNNAVYDTTIGWRFVNKLMKAQYGVDSMPETAENVATDYKIEREAQDLMAYNSQLRAVAAIQAGHLAREIVGVSIPQKKGDAIIVDTDEHPRETSLEALAKLKGVVRPDGTVTAGNASGVNDGACALLLADEATAAKNGLIPKARIVGMATAGVAPRVMGIGPAPATLKVLAQTGLTIDHMDVIELNEAFAAQGLAVMRMLGLKDDDARVNAWGGAIALGHPLGASGARLATTAINRLQQTAGRYALCTMCIGVGQGIALIIERV; translated from the coding sequence ATGAACCAAGCCTACATTTGCGACGCCATCCGCACCCCTTTTGGCCGTTACGGCGGTGCCTTGAGCAGCGTGCGCACCGACGACCTGGGCGCGGTGCCTTTGCGCGCCCTGATGGCCCGCAACCCCAAAGTGGACTGGGCCGCGGTGACCGATGTGCTGTACGGCTGCGCCAACCAGGCCGGTGAAGACAACCGCAACGTCGCCCACATGAGCAGCTTGCTGGCCGGTTTGCCGATCGACGTGCCCGGTGCGACCATCAACCGCCTGTGCGGCTCAGGTTTGGATGCCATTGGCACCGCAGCGCGTGCCATCAAGGCGGGCGAAGCCGGTTTGATGATTGCGGGCGGCGTGGAAAGCATGAGCCGCGCGCCGTTTGTGATGCCCAAAGCCGAGAGCGCTTTCAGCCGCAACAACGCGGTGTACGACACCACCATTGGCTGGCGTTTTGTCAACAAGCTGATGAAAGCCCAATACGGAGTGGATTCGATGCCTGAAACTGCTGAAAACGTCGCGACCGACTACAAGATCGAACGCGAAGCGCAAGACCTGATGGCCTACAACAGCCAGTTGCGTGCGGTGGCCGCCATCCAAGCCGGTCACCTGGCCCGCGAAATTGTGGGTGTGAGCATTCCCCAAAAGAAGGGGGACGCGATCATTGTGGACACCGACGAGCACCCGCGTGAAACCAGCTTGGAAGCACTGGCCAAGCTCAAAGGCGTGGTGCGCCCTGACGGCACCGTCACCGCGGGCAACGCTTCGGGGGTGAACGATGGCGCTTGCGCCTTGCTGCTGGCCGACGAAGCCACCGCCGCCAAAAACGGCCTCATACCCAAAGCCCGCATCGTGGGCATGGCCACTGCCGGTGTCGCCCCGCGTGTCATGGGCATTGGCCCCGCGCCTGCCACGCTGAAAGTGCTGGCCCAAACCGGTTTGACCATCGACCACATGGACGTGATCGAGTTGAACGAAGCCTTTGCCGCGCAAGGCTTGGCCGTGATGCGCATGCTGGGCCTCAAAGACGACGATGCCCGCGTGAACGCTTGGGGCGGTGCGATTGCCTTGGGTCATCCGCTGGGCGCATCCGGTGCCCGCTTGGCCACCACCGCCATCAACCGCTTGCAGCAAACGGCCGGTCGTTATGCCTTGTGCACCATGTGCATCGGCGTGGGCCAGGGCATTGCGCTGATCATCGAGCGGGTTTGA
- a CDS encoding acyclic terpene utilization AtuA family protein, whose protein sequence is MTNAIRIGSGLGFYGDNWEPVVASIERGDVQFIASDHLAELTLAILQKDRQRDPTLGYARDVLPMLLRLWPLMQARGVRFVCNAGGLNPMGAAQALRKALAGAGWHPRIAVVGGDDVLAQLQEPHVRFDHMMNGADVASVRERLVFGNAYLGAQPIVDALDQGADIVITGRVADAALFLGPLVHALGWKLADASTPEDFHRLAQGLTVGHLLECSGQGSGGNFGSQGHWQNIPDLAHIGYPIAEVWPDGTAFITKAPDTGGLVNFDTVRQQLLYEVHNPHAYFSPDVVLDMGQIELTDEGDHRVRLTGAQGSPPTHQLKVVAGFKDGFKADVTWGFSWPDAWDKVQAAEAIIRSQLRERNIPFDELLVEYPGLNSAHGALAPLPPPAELNERHEIWVRMVLRTPSKAAADGFGRLFPWMALSGPAYTCGFQGMNHSSELLGIWPTLIDRHLVKAHIELLEAQA, encoded by the coding sequence ATGACAAATGCCATACGCATCGGTTCCGGGCTCGGGTTTTACGGGGACAACTGGGAGCCCGTGGTCGCCAGCATAGAGCGCGGCGATGTGCAATTCATCGCCAGCGACCACCTGGCCGAATTGACACTGGCCATCCTGCAAAAAGACCGCCAACGCGACCCGACCCTGGGTTATGCCCGCGATGTCTTGCCCATGCTTTTGCGCCTGTGGCCCCTGATGCAAGCACGTGGCGTGCGTTTTGTGTGCAACGCAGGCGGCCTGAACCCCATGGGCGCGGCGCAAGCGCTGCGCAAGGCTTTGGCTGGCGCAGGCTGGCACCCGCGCATCGCTGTGGTTGGCGGCGACGATGTGCTGGCCCAGCTGCAAGAGCCCCACGTGCGCTTTGACCACATGATGAACGGCGCGGACGTGGCCAGCGTGCGGGAACGCCTGGTCTTTGGCAACGCCTATCTGGGCGCACAGCCGATTGTGGATGCACTGGATCAGGGCGCCGACATCGTGATCACCGGGCGCGTGGCCGATGCCGCGCTGTTTTTGGGGCCGCTGGTGCACGCCCTGGGCTGGAAGCTCGCAGATGCGAGCACACCCGAAGACTTTCACCGCTTGGCACAGGGCCTGACGGTGGGGCATTTGCTCGAGTGCTCGGGCCAGGGCAGCGGCGGCAATTTCGGTAGCCAGGGCCACTGGCAAAACATCCCGGACTTGGCGCACATCGGCTACCCCATTGCCGAGGTTTGGCCGGACGGCACGGCCTTCATCACCAAAGCACCAGACACCGGCGGCTTGGTCAACTTCGACACCGTGCGCCAGCAACTGCTGTACGAGGTGCACAACCCCCATGCCTATTTTTCGCCCGATGTGGTGCTCGACATGGGGCAGATTGAACTGACCGATGAGGGCGACCACCGCGTGCGTTTGACGGGCGCACAAGGCAGCCCGCCGACCCACCAACTCAAGGTGGTGGCGGGCTTCAAAGACGGCTTCAAAGCCGATGTCACTTGGGGCTTTTCTTGGCCCGATGCCTGGGACAAAGTGCAAGCGGCCGAGGCGATCATTCGCAGCCAGCTGCGTGAACGCAACATCCCTTTTGATGAATTGTTGGTGGAATACCCGGGCTTGAACTCGGCACACGGCGCCTTGGCCCCTTTGCCCCCCCCTGCCGAACTCAATGAACGGCATGAAATTTGGGTGCGCATGGTGTTGCGCACGCCCAGCAAAGCCGCTGCCGATGGCTTTGGCAGGCTGTTTCCCTGGATGGCACTGAGCGGCCCGGCCTACACCTGCGGATTTCAGGGCATGAACCACAGCAGCGAGTTGCTCGGCATTTGGCCCACGCTGATCGATCGGCACCTGGTCAAAGCACACATTGAACTGCTGGAGGCCCAAGCATGA
- a CDS encoding branched-chain amino acid ABC transporter permease → MQLLQLLISGVAQGCIYGLIALGFVLIYKATETVSFAQGDLMMVGAFSGLAAMTLLGFPFWMAVPAAIVAMGIFGVLVERLVIRPILGQPAFSIVMLTIGVGYVLRGLITMIPDVGTDTHTMPVPYAGEVLRLGGLVIAAEQMVVIGATGILCLGLFAMFKYSKLGIAMQAASQNQLAAYYMGIPVKRINGLVWGLAAGVAAVAGLLLAPITFVHANMGFIGLKAFPAAVVGGFGSLPGAIVGGLVIGIVESLSGFYLPEGFKDIAPYIVVLLMLVLKPNGLFGEQLRKKV, encoded by the coding sequence GTGCAATTGCTGCAACTGCTGATCAGCGGTGTGGCCCAGGGTTGTATTTACGGACTCATTGCCCTGGGTTTCGTGCTGATTTACAAGGCCACCGAAACGGTGAGCTTTGCCCAGGGCGACTTGATGATGGTGGGGGCTTTTTCGGGCCTGGCTGCCATGACGCTGCTGGGCTTTCCTTTCTGGATGGCGGTGCCAGCGGCCATCGTGGCCATGGGTATTTTTGGCGTGTTGGTCGAGCGCTTGGTCATTCGCCCCATCCTCGGGCAACCGGCTTTTTCCATCGTCATGCTGACCATCGGTGTCGGTTATGTGTTGCGCGGGCTGATCACCATGATCCCTGACGTGGGCACCGACACCCACACCATGCCAGTGCCCTATGCGGGCGAGGTCCTGCGCTTGGGTGGTCTGGTGATTGCGGCCGAGCAAATGGTGGTGATCGGCGCCACGGGCATCCTGTGCCTGGGCCTGTTTGCCATGTTCAAGTACAGCAAGCTGGGCATCGCCATGCAGGCGGCCTCGCAAAACCAGTTGGCCGCTTATTACATGGGCATCCCGGTCAAGCGCATCAACGGTCTGGTCTGGGGTCTGGCAGCCGGTGTGGCCGCGGTAGCCGGTCTGCTTTTGGCGCCCATCACCTTTGTGCACGCCAACATGGGCTTCATTGGCCTCAAAGCCTTTCCCGCTGCGGTGGTAGGGGGGTTTGGCAGTTTGCCCGGTGCCATCGTGGGCGGTCTCGTGATCGGCATCGTCGAGTCGCTTTCGGGTTTTTATCTGCCCGAAGGCTTCAAGGACATCGCGCCCTACATCGTGGTGTTGCTCATGCTGGTGCTCAAGCCCAATGGCTTGTTCGGCGAGCAACTGCGCAAGAAAGTCTGA
- a CDS encoding branched-chain amino acid ABC transporter permease has translation MRFIFKTEYNQDITLAKHGGHVFWYSLLAAFLVVAPWAVPEYWLAQLTFVLIYAVVGLGLMLLAGFTGLFSLGHAAFLGVGAYTQAVMVNAGVPFPLALVCAGVFSAIAGVIVGLPALRVKGIYLGMATLAFGFIVEEGMARWESVTGGNAGLMVSYPKLGGWTLDSTEEFYFLCLLVTVGATLAIVNLLRSSTGRAFVAIRDSEISAQSMGIHLARYKTLSFALSAALAGIGGALYAHKIQFLSPEQFSIIQSIDLLLMVVIGGLGSIHGAFLGAIFLIVMPQLIALGKDFLPAAIGGAAGLQGTVYGMVLIAFVLFEPMGLYGRWLKVRTWFQLFPFYRRGLFKRQKSFQKSDRLK, from the coding sequence ATGCGTTTCATTTTCAAAACCGAATACAACCAGGACATCACCCTGGCCAAACATGGCGGCCATGTGTTCTGGTACAGCTTGCTGGCCGCCTTTTTGGTGGTCGCACCCTGGGCTGTGCCCGAATACTGGCTGGCGCAGTTGACCTTTGTTTTGATCTACGCGGTGGTCGGCCTGGGCTTGATGCTGCTGGCGGGTTTTACCGGCCTGTTCTCGCTGGGCCATGCCGCATTTTTGGGCGTGGGGGCTTACACCCAGGCCGTGATGGTCAATGCGGGCGTGCCCTTTCCGCTGGCGCTGGTTTGTGCAGGTGTGTTCTCGGCCATCGCGGGCGTGATCGTGGGCCTGCCGGCGCTGCGGGTCAAAGGCATTTATCTCGGCATGGCCACGCTGGCGTTTGGGTTCATCGTTGAAGAGGGCATGGCCCGCTGGGAAAGCGTCACGGGCGGCAATGCGGGCCTGATGGTCAGCTACCCGAAGCTGGGCGGTTGGACCCTGGACAGCACCGAAGAGTTTTACTTCCTGTGCCTGTTGGTGACGGTGGGGGCCACGTTGGCCATCGTCAACTTGCTGCGTTCGTCCACCGGGCGCGCCTTTGTGGCCATCCGCGACTCCGAAATATCGGCGCAAAGCATGGGCATCCACCTGGCGCGTTACAAGACCTTGTCGTTCGCCTTGTCGGCCGCGCTGGCGGGCATTGGCGGCGCCTTGTATGCGCACAAAATCCAGTTCCTCTCGCCCGAGCAATTCAGCATCATCCAGTCGATTGACTTGCTTTTGATGGTGGTGATTGGTGGCCTGGGCTCGATTCATGGGGCCTTCTTGGGCGCCATTTTCCTGATCGTGATGCCGCAACTCATCGCCCTGGGCAAAGACTTTTTGCCAGCTGCCATCGGGGGCGCCGCCGGCTTGCAGGGAACGGTGTACGGCATGGTGCTGATTGCCTTTGTGTTGTTCGAGCCCATGGGTCTGTATGGCCGCTGGCTCAAGGTGCGCACCTGGTTCCAGTTGTTCCCGTTTTACCGCCGTGGCCTGTTCAAGCGCCAGAAATCGTTCCAGAAGTCGGACCGCCTGAAATGA
- a CDS encoding ABC transporter ATP-binding protein, with the protein MNADILLSAQDLSVRFGGVLAVNKVSFDVKRGEVFTLIGPNGAGKTTVFNLISRIYTPTTGVIDYAGPQGTLRLTDQQPHQIASLGIARTFQNIELFEHATVLQNLLIGRHTHRKTGVWSEMFFSGKTRAAEIEAREKVEEVIDFLDLQHHRDSMVAGLPYGVRKVVELARALCTEPKLLLLDEPSSGLNVEETEDMAFWISDIKNELGITVLMVEHDMSLVSKVSDRVLAMSQGEELATGTPSQVQSDPGVIEAYLGSVDDVSSLRRENHVPGGAA; encoded by the coding sequence ATGAACGCAGACATCCTTTTATCCGCACAAGACCTCAGCGTGCGCTTTGGTGGCGTGTTGGCCGTCAACAAGGTCAGCTTCGACGTCAAGCGCGGCGAGGTCTTCACCCTGATCGGCCCGAACGGCGCTGGCAAGACCACCGTGTTCAACCTCATCAGCCGCATCTACACGCCCACCACGGGTGTGATCGATTACGCCGGGCCACAAGGCACGCTGCGCCTGACCGACCAGCAGCCGCACCAGATCGCGAGCCTGGGCATTGCCCGCACCTTTCAGAACATTGAATTGTTCGAGCACGCCACCGTGCTGCAAAACCTGCTGATTGGCCGCCACACGCACCGCAAGACGGGGGTTTGGAGCGAGATGTTTTTCAGCGGCAAAACCCGTGCGGCTGAAATCGAGGCACGTGAAAAGGTCGAAGAGGTCATTGATTTTCTGGACCTGCAACACCACCGCGACTCGATGGTGGCGGGCCTGCCCTATGGTGTGCGCAAAGTGGTCGAGCTGGCGCGGGCCTTGTGCACCGAGCCCAAGTTGCTGCTGCTGGACGAGCCCTCCTCGGGTCTGAACGTCGAGGAAACCGAAGACATGGCGTTCTGGATCTCGGACATCAAAAACGAGCTGGGCATCACCGTGCTCATGGTCGAGCACGACATGAGTCTGGTCTCCAAAGTGTCGGACCGTGTGCTGGCCATGAGCCAGGGCGAAGAACTCGCCACCGGCACGCCCAGCCAGGTGCAAAGCGACCCGGGTGTGATCGAGGCCTATCTGGGCTCGGTGGACGATGTGTCCAGTCTGCGCCGCGAAAACCACGTGCCCGGAGGTGCCGCATGA
- a CDS encoding ABC transporter ATP-binding protein yields MSAANPTLNAAAEPVADDLMLKLLNVESAYGPIKAIRGVSLQVRRGEIATVLGSNGAGKTTILKTISGIIDPRKGSIEFKGQSITAQDPAIIVQRGLMHVPEGREVFPLLSIRDNLLMGAFTRKDRDGVARDMEAVYNYFPILRERAAQDAGLLSGGQQQMLAISRALMANPDLILLDEPSLGLSPKLTKEIFEIVVRINRERGTTILLVEQNANMALNASDYGYVLENGRIVMEDSCARLREKDDIKEFYLGMKEEGVRADRRWKKKKTWR; encoded by the coding sequence ATGAGCGCAGCCAACCCCACCCTGAACGCGGCTGCTGAGCCCGTTGCTGATGACTTGATGCTCAAACTGCTCAACGTGGAAAGCGCCTACGGTCCGATCAAGGCGATCCGCGGCGTGAGCCTGCAGGTGCGGCGCGGCGAAATTGCCACCGTGCTCGGCTCCAATGGCGCGGGCAAGACCACCATCCTCAAGACCATCAGCGGCATCATCGACCCGCGCAAGGGCTCGATCGAGTTCAAAGGCCAGAGCATCACCGCGCAAGACCCGGCCATCATCGTGCAACGCGGCCTGATGCATGTGCCCGAAGGCCGGGAGGTGTTCCCGCTGCTGTCCATCCGTGACAACTTGCTCATGGGGGCCTTCACCCGCAAGGACCGCGATGGCGTGGCCCGCGACATGGAAGCGGTTTACAACTATTTCCCCATCCTGCGCGAGCGGGCCGCGCAGGACGCTGGCTTGCTCTCGGGCGGTCAGCAGCAGATGCTGGCGATCAGTCGCGCACTCATGGCCAATCCGGACTTGATCTTGCTGGATGAACCCAGCTTGGGCCTGTCCCCGAAACTGACCAAAGAGATTTTTGAAATCGTGGTGCGCATCAACCGCGAGCGCGGCACCACCATTTTGCTGGTCGAACAAAACGCCAACATGGCGCTCAATGCCTCGGACTACGGTTATGTGTTGGAAAACGGCCGCATCGTGATGGAAGACAGCTGCGCCCGTTTGCGTGAAAAGGACGACATCAAGGAGTTCTACTTGGGCATGAAGGAAGAAGGCGTGCGTGCCGACCGCCGCTGGAAAAAGAAGAAAACCTGGAGATAA
- a CDS encoding long-chain fatty acid--CoA ligase, translating into MSQLWDTSGIAPQKNSVMAGETIPAIFWNAVAARGPNVWMRQKDLGIWRSWTWNETAQAVREIGHGLMALGFEARHTASILSNTNIEWVLCDLAVLSAGGVSNGIYPTDAAEQVHYLCADSGTRVLFVEDDEQLDKALAVRDGLPLLQKIVVFDMDGLRDFHDPMVISLQQLQALGREHAQQHPDMLPQRSAACKPEDLAILVYTSGTTGKPKGGMHSHHGLVYTVRGYNTLIARDERDECMCFLPLCHIAERMGGEYFSMYTGAKLNFVENPETVPENVREIAPTVFTAVPRVWEKFYSGVMIALKEAGGLQQAVYGWAIGVGQQVADLVLAKKPVPASLKLRFHVARLLALNNVRKMIGIHRARFLVTGAAPISPDLVRWYLALGLPMLEVWGMTETCGAATGVPADRIKPGSIGPAAEYNEMRLDPVTGEILVRGPNVFMGYLNLPEKTAETIDADGWLHTGDVGVVDEEGFFRITDRMKDIIITAGGKNITPSELENELKFSPYVTDAVVIGDKRPYLTVIVMIDQENVEKYAQDNDVPFSNYASLTHSAEVQGLIQAEVDRVNKKFARVEQIKKFWLLDTQLTAEDEELTPTMKLKRKLVENKYAPQIEAMYR; encoded by the coding sequence ATGAGCCAACTCTGGGACACCTCCGGCATTGCGCCGCAAAAAAACAGCGTCATGGCGGGCGAGACCATTCCCGCCATTTTCTGGAACGCAGTGGCCGCACGCGGCCCCAATGTCTGGATGCGCCAAAAAGACCTGGGCATCTGGCGCAGCTGGACCTGGAACGAAACCGCCCAGGCCGTGCGTGAGATCGGCCACGGCTTGATGGCGCTGGGCTTTGAGGCGCGGCACACCGCCTCTATTTTGTCCAACACCAACATCGAGTGGGTGCTGTGCGACTTGGCCGTACTGAGCGCGGGCGGTGTGTCCAACGGCATCTACCCGACCGACGCGGCCGAGCAGGTGCATTACCTGTGCGCAGACTCGGGCACCCGCGTGCTGTTTGTCGAGGATGACGAGCAGCTCGACAAGGCCTTGGCCGTGCGCGATGGCTTGCCCTTGTTGCAAAAAATCGTTGTGTTCGACATGGACGGTTTGCGCGACTTCCACGACCCGATGGTCATCAGCCTGCAACAGCTCCAAGCTCTGGGCCGCGAGCACGCCCAGCAACACCCCGACATGCTCCCGCAGCGCAGCGCGGCTTGCAAACCGGAAGACTTGGCCATTCTGGTTTACACCTCGGGCACCACCGGCAAACCCAAGGGCGGCATGCACAGCCACCATGGACTGGTCTACACCGTGCGCGGCTACAACACCCTGATCGCCCGTGACGAGCGCGACGAGTGCATGTGTTTCTTGCCGCTGTGCCACATTGCCGAACGCATGGGGGGAGAGTATTTCTCGATGTACACCGGCGCCAAACTCAACTTTGTTGAGAACCCCGAGACGGTGCCTGAAAACGTGCGCGAAATCGCGCCCACCGTGTTCACCGCTGTGCCCCGTGTGTGGGAAAAGTTTTATTCTGGCGTGATGATCGCGCTCAAGGAAGCGGGTGGCTTGCAGCAAGCGGTGTATGGCTGGGCGATTGGCGTGGGCCAGCAGGTGGCCGATTTGGTGCTGGCGAAAAAGCCGGTGCCCGCCAGCCTGAAGCTGCGCTTTCATGTGGCGCGCCTGTTGGCACTGAACAATGTGCGCAAGATGATCGGTATCCACCGCGCTCGCTTTTTGGTCACGGGCGCGGCGCCCATTTCCCCCGATTTGGTGCGTTGGTATTTGGCCTTGGGCTTGCCCATGCTCGAGGTCTGGGGCATGACAGAGACCTGCGGCGCTGCCACCGGCGTGCCCGCCGACCGGATCAAGCCCGGCTCCATTGGCCCGGCCGCCGAATACAACGAGATGCGTCTGGACCCGGTGACCGGTGAAATTCTGGTGCGCGGCCCCAATGTGTTCATGGGTTACCTGAATCTGCCTGAAAAAACAGCTGAGACCATCGATGCCGACGGCTGGCTGCACACGGGCGACGTGGGTGTGGTGGACGAGGAAGGGTTTTTCCGCATCACGGACCGGATGAAAGACATCATCATCACGGCTGGTGGTAAAAACATCACCCCCAGCGAATTGGAAAACGAACTGAAATTCTCGCCTTACGTCACCGATGCGGTGGTGATCGGCGACAAGCGACCTTATTTGACCGTGATTGTCATGATCGACCAGGAAAACGTGGAGAAATACGCCCAGGACAACGACGTGCCCTTCTCCAACTACGCCAGCTTGACGCACAGCGCCGAGGTTCAGGGTTTGATCCAGGCCGAAGTGGACCGGGTCAACAAGAAGTTTGCCCGCGTGGAGCAGATCAAGAAATTCTGGCTGCTCGACACGCAGCTGACGGCCGAAGACGAAGAGCTGACCCCGACCATGAAGCTCAAGCGCAAATTGGTCGAGAACAAATACGCGCCCCAGATCGAGGCGATGTACCGATGA
- a CDS encoding ABC transporter substrate-binding protein, which produces MKIKLSLIAAAMALTAGAAMAQTQGVSKTEITLGSIQDLSGPLAGFGKQVRLGMMLRVDEANEQGGINGRKFKLLVEDSAYDPRRAVLAAQKLVNQDKIFAMIGHIGTAQNMAAMPVQFQKNVINFFPVTAAREMYEPFHKLKYSFAATYYDQMRLGLPILVKEKNAKQICAMHQDDEFGLEVFRGAEAGLKTMGMQFAEVTTYKRGATDFASQMQKLASSKCDFVVMGTIIRETIGGIATARRLGFNPTFLGSSASYTDLIHKLGGPAMNGFYSTMSTQHPYLDEAAQPIRFWANKYKTKFNEDPTVFSVYGYNAIDSFLRAVEKSGNNVTTESIIKAMDTMVIPPDIFGTGEMTFTATKRLGSNASRMSQITDGRWKVTSGYFSDKK; this is translated from the coding sequence ATGAAAATCAAACTCAGCCTCATCGCCGCTGCGATGGCCCTGACCGCTGGCGCGGCCATGGCCCAGACGCAAGGCGTGTCCAAAACCGAGATCACGCTCGGCTCCATCCAGGATTTGTCGGGCCCGCTGGCCGGCTTTGGCAAGCAGGTGCGCTTGGGCATGATGCTGCGTGTGGACGAAGCCAACGAGCAAGGCGGCATCAACGGCCGCAAGTTCAAGCTGCTGGTCGAAGACTCGGCCTATGACCCTCGCCGCGCCGTGCTGGCCGCGCAAAAGCTGGTCAACCAAGACAAGATTTTCGCCATGATCGGCCACATCGGCACAGCGCAAAACATGGCCGCCATGCCGGTGCAGTTCCAGAAGAACGTGATCAATTTCTTCCCGGTCACGGCCGCGCGTGAAATGTACGAGCCCTTCCACAAGCTCAAGTACTCGTTTGCCGCCACCTACTACGACCAGATGCGTCTGGGATTGCCCATCTTGGTCAAGGAAAAGAACGCCAAGCAAATCTGCGCCATGCACCAGGACGATGAATTCGGCCTGGAAGTGTTCCGTGGTGCCGAAGCGGGTCTGAAGACCATGGGCATGCAGTTTGCCGAAGTCACCACCTACAAACGTGGCGCGACCGACTTTGCATCGCAGATGCAAAAACTGGCCTCGTCCAAGTGCGACTTCGTGGTCATGGGCACCATCATCCGCGAAACCATTGGCGGCATCGCCACAGCGCGTCGCTTGGGTTTCAACCCGACCTTCTTGGGCTCGAGCGCGTCTTACACCGACTTGATCCACAAGTTGGGCGGCCCTGCCATGAATGGCTTTTATTCCACCATGTCGACCCAGCACCCCTATCTGGACGAGGCCGCACAGCCCATCCGTTTCTGGGCCAACAAGTACAAGACCAAGTTCAACGAAGATCCAACCGTTTTCTCGGTTTACGGTTACAACGCCATTGACTCGTTCTTGCGCGCGGTGGAGAAATCCGGCAACAACGTGACCACCGAAAGCATCATCAAGGCCATGGACACCATGGTGATTCCGCCCGATATTTTTGGCACAGGCGAAATGACCTTCACCGCCACCAAGCGACTGGGCAGCAATGCCTCGCGCATGTCGCAAATCACCGATGGCCGCTGGAAAGTGACCTCGGGCTACTTCAGCGACAAGAAGTAA